Proteins encoded by one window of Sardina pilchardus chromosome 7, fSarPil1.1, whole genome shotgun sequence:
- the LOC134088253 gene encoding uncharacterized protein LOC134088253 isoform X1 produces MAFRQLVLFSLFLHCRLSDRMKISIVSVQEGQSVIIPCLYEKEHEDDTKLWCRKDDLSKCAAGVSISDDITYGIFTVHMTNTRREDAGDYCCTVKPKTNSPQMKDCTKITISEGGPALSVLNPMISGYESGTASVLFQHRFPPGSKRQFCQQGGECVGWDFDSGSLNGMAVMLSDVTDGEFIVTLSGLQRKNTGWYVCTMGGYQTPVHLNVTGIRPTQATESPETTTDTNMATPSTDQRGIVEVLVPVGVGVSVLIVLCAATVGLVRWRRGKRKAPHQAAANTDSACETMYSHDQRKKRSPKQAVSSNQSAELDGVHVKDTHRKRPPKHVLSSDQSGELETIHLHDKRKRRSPENTVPCDQSADLLHTHVKDTHRKRSPKPAVSSDQSAGLDATHVKDTHKKRSPRHAVSSDQSAGLDATHVKDTHRKRSPRHAVSSDQSAGLDATHVKDTHKKRSPRHAVSSHQSADPDATHVKDTRRKRSPKDTVSSYQLNDLYVTHVKDTRKQRSPEHAVSYDQSADLDAIYGNV; encoded by the exons atggCTTTTCGTCAGCtggttttgttctctctcttcctccactgtCGACTCTCAG ACCGCATGAAGATCAGCATTGTGTCTGTACAGGAGGGTCAGTCAGTCATCATCCCCTGCCTGTATGAGAAGGAACATGAAGATGATACTAAGCTCTGGTGTCGGAAAGATGATCTGTCTAagtgtgctgcaggtgtgtccatttctgatgacatcacatacGGAATCTTCACTGTGCACATGACGAACACCAGACGTGAAGATGCTGGTGACTATTGTTGCACTGTTAAACCCAAAACAAACTCACCACAAATGAAAGACTGCACAAAAATAACAATATCTGAAG GTGGTCCAGCGCTGTCCGTACTCAACCCCATGATAAGTGGGTATGAGAGTGGGACTGCCTCTGTCCTCTTCCAGCACCGTTTCCCTCCTGGATCCAAGAGGCAGTTCTGTCAGcaaggaggggagtgtgtgggatGGGACTTTGACTCTGGATCTTTGAATGGGATGGCAGTGATGCTGAGTGATGTCACAGATGGAGAGTTTATAGTGACTCTCAGTGGCCTGCAGAGGAAGAACACAGGCTGGTATGTGTGCACTATGGGGGGATATCAGACTCCTGTTCATCTCAATGTGACTGGCATCCGACCAACACAAG CGACAGAATCTCCTGAgacaaccacagacacaaacatggctACTCCCAGCACTGACCAACGTGGAAT CGTTGAGGTGCTAGTTCCAGTCGGAGTTGGTGTGTCGGTGCTCATCGTGCTTTGTGCTGCCACAGTGGGTCTGGTCCGATGGAGACGAG GAAAGAGAAAGGCACCTCACCAAGCTGCAGCCAACACAGACTCAGCC TGTGAGACCATGTACTCTCATGACCAGCGCAAGAAGAGGTCACCAAAACAAGCCGTATCTTCCAACCAATCAGCAGAGCTTGATGGCGTCCACGTGAAGGATACACACAGGAAGAGGCCACCGAAACACGTCTTATCCTCCGACCAATCAGGAGAACTTGAGACCATCCACCTTCATGACAAGCGCAAGAGGCGGTCACCGGAAAACACCGTGCCCTGTGACCAGTCTGCTGACCTTCTACACACCCACgttaaggacacacacaggaagagatcACCCAAACCGGCAGTATCCTCCGACCAATCAGCAGGTCTTGATGCCACCCACGTGAAGGATACGCACAAGAAGAGATCACCCAGACACGCTGTATCCTCCGACCAATCAGCAGGTCTTGATGCCACCCAcgtgaaggacacacacaggaagagatcACCCAGACACGCTGTATCCTCCGACCAATCGGCAGGTCTTGATGCCACCCACGTGAAGGATACGCACAAGAAGAGATCACCCAGACACGCTGTATCCTCTCACCAGTCTGCTGATCCTGACGCCACCCACGTCAAAGACACACGCAGGAAGAGGTCACCCAAAGACACAGTATCCTCTTACCAATTAAATGATCTCTATGTCACCCACGTGAAGGATACACGCAAGCAGAGATCACCAGAACACGCAGTGTCCTATGACCAGTCTGCTGATCTTGACGCTATCTACGGTAATGTCTAA
- the LOC134088253 gene encoding uncharacterized protein LOC134088253 isoform X3: MAFRQLVLFSLFLHCRLSDRMKISIVSVQEGQSVIIPCLYEKEHEDDTKLWCRKDDLSKCAAGGPALSVLNPMISGYESGTASVLFQHRFPPGSKRQFCQQGGECVGWDFDSGSLNGMAVMLSDVTDGEFIVTLSGLQRKNTGWYVCTMGGYQTPVHLNVTGIRPTQATESPETTTDTNMATPSTDQRGIVEVLVPVGVGVSVLIVLCAATVGLVRWRRGKRKAPHQAAANTDSACETMYSHDQRKKRSPKQAVSSNQSAELDGVHVKDTHRKRPPKHVLSSDQSGELETIHLHDKRKRRSPENTVPCDQSADLLHTHVKDTHRKRSPKPAVSSDQSAGLDATHVKDTHKKRSPRHAVSSDQSAGLDATHVKDTHRKRSPRHAVSSDQSAGLDATHVKDTHKKRSPRHAVSSHQSADPDATHVKDTRRKRSPKDTVSSYQLNDLYVTHVKDTRKQRSPEHAVSYDQSADLDAIYGNV, encoded by the exons atggCTTTTCGTCAGCtggttttgttctctctcttcctccactgtCGACTCTCAG ACCGCATGAAGATCAGCATTGTGTCTGTACAGGAGGGTCAGTCAGTCATCATCCCCTGCCTGTATGAGAAGGAACATGAAGATGATACTAAGCTCTGGTGTCGGAAAGATGATCTGTCTAagtgtgctgcag GTGGTCCAGCGCTGTCCGTACTCAACCCCATGATAAGTGGGTATGAGAGTGGGACTGCCTCTGTCCTCTTCCAGCACCGTTTCCCTCCTGGATCCAAGAGGCAGTTCTGTCAGcaaggaggggagtgtgtgggatGGGACTTTGACTCTGGATCTTTGAATGGGATGGCAGTGATGCTGAGTGATGTCACAGATGGAGAGTTTATAGTGACTCTCAGTGGCCTGCAGAGGAAGAACACAGGCTGGTATGTGTGCACTATGGGGGGATATCAGACTCCTGTTCATCTCAATGTGACTGGCATCCGACCAACACAAG CGACAGAATCTCCTGAgacaaccacagacacaaacatggctACTCCCAGCACTGACCAACGTGGAAT CGTTGAGGTGCTAGTTCCAGTCGGAGTTGGTGTGTCGGTGCTCATCGTGCTTTGTGCTGCCACAGTGGGTCTGGTCCGATGGAGACGAG GAAAGAGAAAGGCACCTCACCAAGCTGCAGCCAACACAGACTCAGCC TGTGAGACCATGTACTCTCATGACCAGCGCAAGAAGAGGTCACCAAAACAAGCCGTATCTTCCAACCAATCAGCAGAGCTTGATGGCGTCCACGTGAAGGATACACACAGGAAGAGGCCACCGAAACACGTCTTATCCTCCGACCAATCAGGAGAACTTGAGACCATCCACCTTCATGACAAGCGCAAGAGGCGGTCACCGGAAAACACCGTGCCCTGTGACCAGTCTGCTGACCTTCTACACACCCACgttaaggacacacacaggaagagatcACCCAAACCGGCAGTATCCTCCGACCAATCAGCAGGTCTTGATGCCACCCACGTGAAGGATACGCACAAGAAGAGATCACCCAGACACGCTGTATCCTCCGACCAATCAGCAGGTCTTGATGCCACCCAcgtgaaggacacacacaggaagagatcACCCAGACACGCTGTATCCTCCGACCAATCGGCAGGTCTTGATGCCACCCACGTGAAGGATACGCACAAGAAGAGATCACCCAGACACGCTGTATCCTCTCACCAGTCTGCTGATCCTGACGCCACCCACGTCAAAGACACACGCAGGAAGAGGTCACCCAAAGACACAGTATCCTCTTACCAATTAAATGATCTCTATGTCACCCACGTGAAGGATACACGCAAGCAGAGATCACCAGAACACGCAGTGTCCTATGACCAGTCTGCTGATCTTGACGCTATCTACGGTAATGTCTAA
- the LOC134088253 gene encoding uncharacterized protein LOC134088253 isoform X2, with the protein MAFRQLVLFSLFLHCRLSDRMKISIVSVQEGQSVIIPCLYEKEHEDDTKLWCRKDDLSKCAAGVSISDDITYGIFTVHMTNTRREDAGDYCCTVKPKTNSPQMKDCTKITISEGGPALSVLNPMISGYESGTASVLFQHRFPPGSKRQFCQQGGECVGWDFDSGSLNGMAVMLSDVTDGEFIVTLSGLQRKNTGWYVCTMGGYQTPVHLNVTGIRPTQESPETTTDTNMATPSTDQRGIVEVLVPVGVGVSVLIVLCAATVGLVRWRRGKRKAPHQAAANTDSACETMYSHDQRKKRSPKQAVSSNQSAELDGVHVKDTHRKRPPKHVLSSDQSGELETIHLHDKRKRRSPENTVPCDQSADLLHTHVKDTHRKRSPKPAVSSDQSAGLDATHVKDTHKKRSPRHAVSSDQSAGLDATHVKDTHRKRSPRHAVSSDQSAGLDATHVKDTHKKRSPRHAVSSHQSADPDATHVKDTRRKRSPKDTVSSYQLNDLYVTHVKDTRKQRSPEHAVSYDQSADLDAIYGNV; encoded by the exons atggCTTTTCGTCAGCtggttttgttctctctcttcctccactgtCGACTCTCAG ACCGCATGAAGATCAGCATTGTGTCTGTACAGGAGGGTCAGTCAGTCATCATCCCCTGCCTGTATGAGAAGGAACATGAAGATGATACTAAGCTCTGGTGTCGGAAAGATGATCTGTCTAagtgtgctgcaggtgtgtccatttctgatgacatcacatacGGAATCTTCACTGTGCACATGACGAACACCAGACGTGAAGATGCTGGTGACTATTGTTGCACTGTTAAACCCAAAACAAACTCACCACAAATGAAAGACTGCACAAAAATAACAATATCTGAAG GTGGTCCAGCGCTGTCCGTACTCAACCCCATGATAAGTGGGTATGAGAGTGGGACTGCCTCTGTCCTCTTCCAGCACCGTTTCCCTCCTGGATCCAAGAGGCAGTTCTGTCAGcaaggaggggagtgtgtgggatGGGACTTTGACTCTGGATCTTTGAATGGGATGGCAGTGATGCTGAGTGATGTCACAGATGGAGAGTTTATAGTGACTCTCAGTGGCCTGCAGAGGAAGAACACAGGCTGGTATGTGTGCACTATGGGGGGATATCAGACTCCTGTTCATCTCAATGTGACTGGCATCCGACCAACACAAG AATCTCCTGAgacaaccacagacacaaacatggctACTCCCAGCACTGACCAACGTGGAAT CGTTGAGGTGCTAGTTCCAGTCGGAGTTGGTGTGTCGGTGCTCATCGTGCTTTGTGCTGCCACAGTGGGTCTGGTCCGATGGAGACGAG GAAAGAGAAAGGCACCTCACCAAGCTGCAGCCAACACAGACTCAGCC TGTGAGACCATGTACTCTCATGACCAGCGCAAGAAGAGGTCACCAAAACAAGCCGTATCTTCCAACCAATCAGCAGAGCTTGATGGCGTCCACGTGAAGGATACACACAGGAAGAGGCCACCGAAACACGTCTTATCCTCCGACCAATCAGGAGAACTTGAGACCATCCACCTTCATGACAAGCGCAAGAGGCGGTCACCGGAAAACACCGTGCCCTGTGACCAGTCTGCTGACCTTCTACACACCCACgttaaggacacacacaggaagagatcACCCAAACCGGCAGTATCCTCCGACCAATCAGCAGGTCTTGATGCCACCCACGTGAAGGATACGCACAAGAAGAGATCACCCAGACACGCTGTATCCTCCGACCAATCAGCAGGTCTTGATGCCACCCAcgtgaaggacacacacaggaagagatcACCCAGACACGCTGTATCCTCCGACCAATCGGCAGGTCTTGATGCCACCCACGTGAAGGATACGCACAAGAAGAGATCACCCAGACACGCTGTATCCTCTCACCAGTCTGCTGATCCTGACGCCACCCACGTCAAAGACACACGCAGGAAGAGGTCACCCAAAGACACAGTATCCTCTTACCAATTAAATGATCTCTATGTCACCCACGTGAAGGATACACGCAAGCAGAGATCACCAGAACACGCAGTGTCCTATGACCAGTCTGCTGATCTTGACGCTATCTACGGTAATGTCTAA
- the LOC134088253 gene encoding protein IWS1 homolog isoform X4 — MISGYESGTASVLFQHRFPPGSKRQFCQQGGECVGWDFDSGSLNGMAVMLSDVTDGEFIVTLSGLQRKNTGWYVCTMGGYQTPVHLNVTGIRPTQATESPETTTDTNMATPSTDQRGIVEVLVPVGVGVSVLIVLCAATVGLVRWRRGKRKAPHQAAANTDSACETMYSHDQRKKRSPKQAVSSNQSAELDGVHVKDTHRKRPPKHVLSSDQSGELETIHLHDKRKRRSPENTVPCDQSADLLHTHVKDTHRKRSPKPAVSSDQSAGLDATHVKDTHKKRSPRHAVSSDQSAGLDATHVKDTHRKRSPRHAVSSDQSAGLDATHVKDTHKKRSPRHAVSSHQSADPDATHVKDTRRKRSPKDTVSSYQLNDLYVTHVKDTRKQRSPEHAVSYDQSADLDAIYGNV; from the exons ATGATAAGTGGGTATGAGAGTGGGACTGCCTCTGTCCTCTTCCAGCACCGTTTCCCTCCTGGATCCAAGAGGCAGTTCTGTCAGcaaggaggggagtgtgtgggatGGGACTTTGACTCTGGATCTTTGAATGGGATGGCAGTGATGCTGAGTGATGTCACAGATGGAGAGTTTATAGTGACTCTCAGTGGCCTGCAGAGGAAGAACACAGGCTGGTATGTGTGCACTATGGGGGGATATCAGACTCCTGTTCATCTCAATGTGACTGGCATCCGACCAACACAAG CGACAGAATCTCCTGAgacaaccacagacacaaacatggctACTCCCAGCACTGACCAACGTGGAAT CGTTGAGGTGCTAGTTCCAGTCGGAGTTGGTGTGTCGGTGCTCATCGTGCTTTGTGCTGCCACAGTGGGTCTGGTCCGATGGAGACGAG GAAAGAGAAAGGCACCTCACCAAGCTGCAGCCAACACAGACTCAGCC TGTGAGACCATGTACTCTCATGACCAGCGCAAGAAGAGGTCACCAAAACAAGCCGTATCTTCCAACCAATCAGCAGAGCTTGATGGCGTCCACGTGAAGGATACACACAGGAAGAGGCCACCGAAACACGTCTTATCCTCCGACCAATCAGGAGAACTTGAGACCATCCACCTTCATGACAAGCGCAAGAGGCGGTCACCGGAAAACACCGTGCCCTGTGACCAGTCTGCTGACCTTCTACACACCCACgttaaggacacacacaggaagagatcACCCAAACCGGCAGTATCCTCCGACCAATCAGCAGGTCTTGATGCCACCCACGTGAAGGATACGCACAAGAAGAGATCACCCAGACACGCTGTATCCTCCGACCAATCAGCAGGTCTTGATGCCACCCAcgtgaaggacacacacaggaagagatcACCCAGACACGCTGTATCCTCCGACCAATCGGCAGGTCTTGATGCCACCCACGTGAAGGATACGCACAAGAAGAGATCACCCAGACACGCTGTATCCTCTCACCAGTCTGCTGATCCTGACGCCACCCACGTCAAAGACACACGCAGGAAGAGGTCACCCAAAGACACAGTATCCTCTTACCAATTAAATGATCTCTATGTCACCCACGTGAAGGATACACGCAAGCAGAGATCACCAGAACACGCAGTGTCCTATGACCAGTCTGCTGATCTTGACGCTATCTACGGTAATGTCTAA